In one window of Bombus vancouverensis nearcticus chromosome 10, iyBomVanc1_principal, whole genome shotgun sequence DNA:
- the LOC117157072 gene encoding uncharacterized protein LOC117157072 isoform X2, whose amino-acid sequence MRILHSLILFLGCLFALGSGAIESSEPKLSSKLTPVNSPSYENNIKDLTASASDRTFHLSKEYGQPTGYGGGGPYGSYLGGSIYGPGTVYRGTGLSSGYLNPGYRGYPVGGPSGIIGGGHIGYGYYGNIGYNPGYRGYGYGGYGGYGGYGGNTLGGYAGYGSGYASGGYGSGTYDDGYYGYGGRDSYGRYGGLDGYGRYSGLDGYGYGYGTGYSGYGGSNYGSSYNVRSNYDPYRSTNYGSYVGNPSGYRGYS is encoded by the exons ATGAGAATCCTCCATTCCCTC ATATTATTTCTCGGTTGTTTATTTGCACTGGGCAGCGGTGCCATTGAATCGTCGGAACCAAAGTTAAGCAGCAAATTAACACCGGTGAACAGTCCATCGTACGAGAATAACATCAAAGATTTAACAGCGTCTGCGAGCGATCGAA CGTTTCACCTTAGCAAAGAGTACGGTCAACCTACAGGATACGGTGGAGGCGGACCATATGGAAGTTATCTTGGTGGTTCGATTTATGGTCCTGGCACGGTATATCGTGGGACAGGCTTGAGCTCGGGATATCTAAATCCAGGCTATAGAGGCTATCCAGTGGGTGGGCCAAGTGGAATTATCGGGGGCGGCCATATAGG GTACGGCTATTACGGAAACATTGGGTACAATCCGGGATATAGAGGCTACGGATACGGTGGTTACGGGGGTTACGGAGGATATGGTGGAAACACATTAGGGGGCTATGCTGGGTATGGCAGTGGATATGCTTCAGGTGGTTACGGTTCTGGTACCTACGACGATGGATACTATGGATATGGTGGACGCGATAGTTACGGACGTTACGGTGGATTAGATGGTTATGGACGTTACAGTGGATTAGATGGGTATGGTTATGGGTATGGAACTGGATATAGTGGGTACGGAGGATCGAATTATGGATCCTCGTATAACGTAAGAAGCAACTACGATCCGTATCGCAGCACCAATTATGGAAGCTACGTTGGTAATCCATCGGGATACAGAGGCTACTCTTAA
- the LOC117157072 gene encoding uncharacterized protein LOC117157072 isoform X1, with the protein MRILHSLILFLGCLFALGSGAIESSEPKLSSKLTPVNSPSYENNIKDLTASASDRIPLVPAFHLSKEYGQPTGYGGGGPYGSYLGGSIYGPGTVYRGTGLSSGYLNPGYRGYPVGGPSGIIGGGHIGYGYYGNIGYNPGYRGYGYGGYGGYGGYGGNTLGGYAGYGSGYASGGYGSGTYDDGYYGYGGRDSYGRYGGLDGYGRYSGLDGYGYGYGTGYSGYGGSNYGSSYNVRSNYDPYRSTNYGSYVGNPSGYRGYS; encoded by the exons ATGAGAATCCTCCATTCCCTC ATATTATTTCTCGGTTGTTTATTTGCACTGGGCAGCGGTGCCATTGAATCGTCGGAACCAAAGTTAAGCAGCAAATTAACACCGGTGAACAGTCCATCGTACGAGAATAACATCAAAGATTTAACAGCGTCTGCGAGCGATCGAA TTCCATTGGTTCCAGCGTTTCACCTTAGCAAAGAGTACGGTCAACCTACAGGATACGGTGGAGGCGGACCATATGGAAGTTATCTTGGTGGTTCGATTTATGGTCCTGGCACGGTATATCGTGGGACAGGCTTGAGCTCGGGATATCTAAATCCAGGCTATAGAGGCTATCCAGTGGGTGGGCCAAGTGGAATTATCGGGGGCGGCCATATAGG GTACGGCTATTACGGAAACATTGGGTACAATCCGGGATATAGAGGCTACGGATACGGTGGTTACGGGGGTTACGGAGGATATGGTGGAAACACATTAGGGGGCTATGCTGGGTATGGCAGTGGATATGCTTCAGGTGGTTACGGTTCTGGTACCTACGACGATGGATACTATGGATATGGTGGACGCGATAGTTACGGACGTTACGGTGGATTAGATGGTTATGGACGTTACAGTGGATTAGATGGGTATGGTTATGGGTATGGAACTGGATATAGTGGGTACGGAGGATCGAATTATGGATCCTCGTATAACGTAAGAAGCAACTACGATCCGTATCGCAGCACCAATTATGGAAGCTACGTTGGTAATCCATCGGGATACAGAGGCTACTCTTAA